The Pyrus communis chromosome 12, drPyrComm1.1, whole genome shotgun sequence genomic sequence ATGGTTTAGAAAAATTTATGCAATCAATGCAAGAAGCCTTCCTAGCGACAACACATATGATTTCTCAAACAgcataataaaatattgtttCACAATTATTGGAAACCATGACCATATGATCGAAATTCCTTCCAAAAAGTGATTTTGTGCCTTACATCAATCAAGCCGTTTTTGAGCAAGTTGATCCGAAGAACTTCTAAGTAGAAGTTGAACTCATTCTGCAATAAGAATCCTGAGAGACAATATCCCTGTTCTGCTGTGAAGGTGATGCCGATAAGGGACCATGGACCCCAGCTTTATGAGGTTCAGGTTTGTGGCTCTGGGACGCCAAGTACTCAAGTGCTACAACAATATCAGTAACAAGAGGACGGAAAGTTGGTTGCTCTTGAAGACACATGGCAGTAATGGCAATTGCATGATGTAAACAACGAACTGGGAAACGTCCTTGCAACAGAGGATCAACTAATTGGACAAACTTCCTCCGATCCTTCAAAAATGGGCGAGACTGCGTTTACAAAAACAAAGGTGTTCAATAGGttagaaaaaaataacaataggAAATTATTTGTGATACAAGCTAGCAGTAGTTCCACAAAGGTAAGTGAGACTGAAAATCTGATAGTCCaaaatttgaatgaaaactgAGAAATAGAAAGAGTTAACTCACCCAAGATACTAGGTTCTGTTCTCCTGGCCTCTTAGAGCAGTCAATTGCCTTCTTCCCAGTAATCAGCTCCAACATAACCACACCAAGGCTATAAATATCAGATTTCAGAGTCAACTTGCCACTCATGGCATATTCTGGTGCACAGTACCCGTATGTTCCCATCACTCTTGTTGAGACATGAGTTTTGTCACCCACAGGTGCAAGTTTAGCAAGCCCAAAATCTGAAAGCTTTGGATTGAATTCATCATCCAGCAGTATATTTGCTGATTTCAAGTCACGGTAGATAACTGGTGGGTTAGCTTTGCAGTGGAGGTATTCAAGGCCCCGTGCTGCACCAACAGCTATCTTAATTCGAGTGTCCCAACTCAGTGGCTCTTGACCAGGGCTAAGATCTGAAACATAAAATGCCACATTTGTTAGGTCAAATACAATGGAGTACAATAATAAAGAAGAGAGGCTGCTAAAGAAAGATTATATGTCTTGTTTAGATGTTATCCATTCTTTCCTTAAGCCATCCTCAATAGCAGGACAACTGTAACTGAAATAACCAACATACCAAAAATACAATTATAGCGACAGAAATGAATGATCGGAAATTCAGCCTTCTAAACTATTCCTGCCAACGAATATTTTTGGTGTACAACACCCATATTTCACCCAATGTGATAAATATAAAGTATCAAGCTATCATTTAACACGAGGGATAATACAATAGGAAAATGAATGAATTAGAGGCTGTAAAATGGATGAGAATGTACTGTACTTAAGTATCAAGATGCATACCAAAAAGATGATCTTCCAAGCTACCCCTTGGCATGTACTCATAGACTAAGAGTCTCTGATCTCCGTCAGTACAGTAGCCAATCAAGGTGACCAGATTTGTATGGTGTAGCAGGCTTAACATGAGAACCTCGACGATGAATTCTTGGAACCCTTGAACACCGTCATGATTAAGTTGTTTAATTGCGACAACCTGCTCATATAAATGAAAAGCCGCAACACATAAACATCAAAAACAACCTAGTCTATAAAATGATATTTGGACTACATCCAATGGATCAAGTTTTCGTCCATCTAAAGAAGGGTTTATGGAAAGATATTAATTCTGATTTGAACGAGCAATTCCAGTTTCATTAACATCCAGAAACATATATTGGCGGACATGACCCTAATTAAAATTTCCATACAAAGATTAACGGAATAACGGTAATATGAACGTTGGAAAAGCCGGGCAACATTTACCTGGCCTGCATCAAGCCGGCCTTTGTAAACCCTTCCAAAACCTCCTTCCCCAATCAAATTCACTTCCCTGAAGcctttggtggctgctgcaagttCGCGAAATGTGAAACTCCGTGCCACATTTTTCTGTCCGTTGCTGCCTTTTCCCCTCCCACACTCTGCACATACATAAACACAATAAAACTCAACTCAATTTCGCtactacaaaacaaaaacacgaaATTCCAAAATTCCAGATAATGTGTTAAGCAGCTGAATCTCAAAATCCAGAAAAATGGGTGTCACAACAGAACCAAACAAGCAATTAAAATTCCAAACTTTCAGAAATTACGGGTGTTTGAGAATCTTACCGCTGTCATTGGAATTTCCTCTGCCTCTCCCACTACCTGCTGCAATTTGCAATAAAAGACCACTCACATTCAACAAATCGAGCCAAAAAAATCCAATTGGGTAAGTATATACGtatctatacatatatataagtaaaAAGAGTGAAAGGCAGACTGACCGGAGGATCGAGTGCCGTTATCGATTTCGACCTTGCTAACATCTTTCCGGTGAGGACTGAAGCAACTAAAGCAACTCATCCCTTAAGCTTCCATCGatgtaatcaattaaaattcatacaaaaagaagtaaaaagagaaaccctaaccctaaccctaatctacaAACAGATAAGCTTTGGTTTTgtcccctctctctcctccgtAGCCGGAGACGGAGAGATTCAGAAGCCGAAA encodes the following:
- the LOC137710560 gene encoding probable serine/threonine-protein kinase PBL21 isoform X2, translated to MSCFSCFSPHRKDVSKVEIDNGTRSSGSGRGRGNSNDSECGRGKGSNGQKNVARSFTFRELAAATKGFREVNLIGEGGFGRVYKGRLDAGQVVAIKQLNHDGVQGFQEFIVEVLMLSLLHHTNLVTLIGYCTDGDQRLLVYEYMPRGSLEDHLFDLSPGQEPLSWDTRIKIAVGAARGLEYLHCKANPPVIYRDLKSANILLDDEFNPKLSDFGLAKLAPVGDKTHVSTRVMGTYGYCAPEYAMSGKLTLKSDIYSLGVVMLELITGKKAIDCSKRPGEQNLVSWSRPFLKDRRKFVQLVDPLLQGRFPVRCLHHAIAITAMCLQEQPTFRPLVTDIVVALEYLASQSHKPEPHKAGVHGPLSASPSQQNRDIVSQDSYCRMSSTST
- the LOC137710560 gene encoding probable serine/threonine-protein kinase PBL21 isoform X1; the encoded protein is MSCFSCFSPHRKDVSKVEIDNGTRSSAGSGRGRGNSNDSECGRGKGSNGQKNVARSFTFRELAAATKGFREVNLIGEGGFGRVYKGRLDAGQVVAIKQLNHDGVQGFQEFIVEVLMLSLLHHTNLVTLIGYCTDGDQRLLVYEYMPRGSLEDHLFDLSPGQEPLSWDTRIKIAVGAARGLEYLHCKANPPVIYRDLKSANILLDDEFNPKLSDFGLAKLAPVGDKTHVSTRVMGTYGYCAPEYAMSGKLTLKSDIYSLGVVMLELITGKKAIDCSKRPGEQNLVSWSRPFLKDRRKFVQLVDPLLQGRFPVRCLHHAIAITAMCLQEQPTFRPLVTDIVVALEYLASQSHKPEPHKAGVHGPLSASPSQQNRDIVSQDSYCRMSSTST